The following nucleotide sequence is from Pseudoalteromonas xiamenensis.
CGTAGAAACCGAGCAGAAAAAGCCAAGCAAGAAGGTCGAGCAAACCCGGTGACAGGCGGAAGACCGCTTAAATGACGCTAACAAAACAGGCACCATATGGTGCCTGTTTTGTTTAGACTGACTGTGAGCAAGTCCAATGTCCACGCTAAGTTTACTTATTTCTCAAGCGGTACGTTAAAATCTTTAGGTGTTTCAAAATCACCTTCAATTTTGGTCAATTTGTCGTTTTCGAAATAAACGGTGAGCTTTTGGCGTTCTTCAGTGTCACGACCTAAATTCAGAGTATATGCATAATGCCATGAGTCGTTACCAAAGGCGTCTTTTGCAACAGGATTACCAAGTACAAACAACACTTGCTCACGTGTCATATTGATCCGTAGCTTATCTATATCACTTTGCTCCAAATAGTTACCCTGAGGAATGTTGATACGATAAACCCAGTTTGCACAACCAGACAAAGAAACAATGAGTAGCGCTGAAAAAAGTCGCGCTAGAAGCGTTTTATAAGACAACATGATTTGGTGTATCCTTATTTTTTATAGCGAGCATCATACTGTAGTGGCTAAGAAGATTAAATACTCTTTTGGCTAAGTTCGACCATTCAAATTGAAGAAAGTTTATTGTGAGTGAAGAAAAAGCGGTAATTTGGTCATTGTACATCGTTGAAACAGCAACAGGGATTTGGTACACCGGCATTACGCCAGACGTCGAAATGCGTATCGCAAAACACGAATCTGGCAAAGGTGCTAAAAGCTTACGAGGGAAGGGTCCTTTAAAGCTTATTTTTCAAAAAGTGGTAGGTAGCAAAAGCGAAGCTGCAATACTTGAATATAAAGTAAAACGACTAACTAAAGCGAAAAAACGCCTCTACGTATCAACCTGTGGTGCGACAATTGAATCGATCAGTTCTGAAACCGCGTAGACAGCATCTTGATACGCGTCAACATCTACGTTTTTAAATGTATCTTTAACAGAGTGATGTTTTTCATCCTCACCCATGCCAATGTAAAGAAATGGGATCCCTTGTTTAAAGAAAGGGTAATGATCGGATGCGCGAAGCCAATCAGTTCTTGGTGTGTCAGTCCATTTTCCCAATCGTTTTGCGGATTCCGTGTAGCGAAATCTAATATTTCGAGGTGCTAACTGTTGCACGATTTGTTCGTAGCCTGAGTGTCTGCTTGATAAAACATACAATGTTCGCTTTTTGTTGACCGCCAGCATATCGAGATTAATGTTCAACCCAATGTTCTCAAGCGGTACATTGCTCGTGTAATAATGTGAACCGAATAAGCCTTTTTCTTCTGCATCAGTCGCGAGAAATACGATGTCTCGATTAGTTTGCTGTTGTTTCAGTCTATCTGCGAGAAATAGCAAGGCAGCCACACCTGACGCATTATCATTTGCACCTGGATAATATCTACTTTCTATTCCACCTAAATGGTCATAGTGTGCGGTGATGATAATGCTCGGTAGACAAGGATTTTTCTGACAGGGTAGAACCGCGAGAACATTATGGCCTCGCTGACTGGCGGACCATCCAGCTTGGAAATCGAACGATTGAATTTGAGGCTTATAGCCTGACTCACTAAGACGAGTATACAAATACTGCGCACTCTGGTTCGGTTCTAATGACCCCGACTCTCGACCTAGAAACGTTGGACTTGTTAAGGTTTGCAAATCCCCAATTAACTGAGGATTTGCAACAGATGGTCCACTCGAAAGAATAAGTGCAACAAAGCTAATTCTTAACAACCGCATTCAACCACCGTAATTTATTGGTATATTTTAGCTTGTCGTGGTCGTAATCCGCGAGTTTATAAGCAGCTTCTAAGTTTTCTCGGGCTTTTGAGCTATCACCTAACATGTAGTAAACCTTGGCGATGCCAAAATAGCTGAAATGCAGTTGAGGGTCTAACGTACGTGCTTTTCGATAGTGTGCAAGCGCTCCATTTAGATCATGGCTCTCAAATGCCTCATTCCCTAACATGATTTGGTAGTAGGGGTTTGCAGCTCGACGCTGCTCTAACCGACTTTCTATGTTGGCCGCTTTATGTTCTCTTGCTGTCATGCGATAGAGAATTGCTAAATTACCAAGAGCGGTAACATTGTTGTCGAGTTCATAGGCGTGATCATAAGCCTTCTCTGCAGACTCCATTGCGCCGCTTGCTCGAAGCAGTACCCCCAAATTACCCCACGATGAAGAGTATTCAGGATCGAGTTCAATAGCCGCTTTCATATAACTAAACGCTTGGTCATAATTTCTTTCAATTAAGGCAATTGCGCCTTTATTGTTGTAAAACATTGCGGTGATTCGATCTTTGGTAATGTATTCGGTTTTGAAGTGCTGTTGTCTACTGTTTGGATCAAAGTCAACAATCAGCGAATCCGGTTCGGTGAGCGAGTAAGAATAGTAGCCATTATTGCGAAGACGTTTTTGAGAGACCTTTAAATTTACATGGCCAGTTAACAAGCTATAGCCATGACTTTGATCCCAAAACTCAGGGATCATGACCCGTTGAAATTGAGACTTTAAGCCAACGTATTCAGACATACTGTGTGCGAGAATAGACAAGGACAAGCAGTTAGCATTGAGATTTCTAAAGGTCTCACTTGCCGTTAAATTGGCACCAGATTGATACGACATGGCGTTATCACCATTTTTCATCAAAAAGGCCATTAATTGTTTGGCGCGCATTACACTGCCATCTTCATCGCCAAACAATCGGTCTAAATTGCTTCGAATATCGGGATCTAAAGCAAAAATTTCCTTTTGAGACTCAACGGGCATAGACCGAAATTGAGGCTGGTTTAGAAGCTCATAAGGGTGCGAGGCGGTTGTTTGATTAGTTGTTTGGCATCCCGCAAGCGACAAAAAAATGATTAAAACGGAGGTAACTCTAAAAGTTGTTTGGCGCATGGCACTGTCCTCAACTTTTTACTACTGTTCATTTCAGTGTAGTACGAAAATTGAGGACAGACTATGTTAGATTGTAACGTAATGTTATCGTTCGAACGTGGCAACCAGTGTATCCAATGCGCGAGCGGAATCGGCAAGTGCTTGGATTGATTTTTCAGTGGCAAGCTGATCACTCATGACATCGTCACTAATACCACTAATTTGTTCAATCGTTCTTCCAACATCCGCCACAACATTGCTTTGTTCTTCCGTTGCAGCTGCAATTAACGTAGTCATGTCGTTAATTTGATCTGCGGTATCACTGATAATTTTAATCAGTTCAACAGACGTTTGCATCGTAGAAACACTGTTATCGGCTTGACGTTTACCTTGCTCAATGCGCGCAACAATTGAATCGGAGGCCAAAGTCAATTCCGAAATCATCGACTGAATTTCATCTGTTGACTTCGAAGTACGACTCGCAAGTGCGCGAACTTCATCGGCAACCACCGCGAAACCTCGACCATGTTCACCAGCACGAGCAGACTCAATAGCAGCGTTCAACGCAAGCAGGTTGGTTTGCTCTGAAATTCCGCGGATAACATCAACAATATTTGCTATTGCCTGAGTTTTCGTCGCCAGCATGCCCACTTGTTCAGCCATTGCTTCAATGTCTGTTGCCAACACCAGCAAGGTTTTTTGGCTCGATAGAACATGTTCATGAGTTTGGTTTGACTTGAGTTTACTGTCTTCAGTAAGTTTGGCTGTGTTGTTTGCACTACCTGCTATTTCTTGAACAGTGGCACCCATTTCATTGATAGCCGCGGCGACAGAAATAGTCTGTGATTTCTGTTCATCCAATTGCTGTGAATTTCGTTTACTCTGCTTGAATACTTCTTCGCTAGCTTGGCGAATGTCACTGCTTTCACAAGCAACTTGAGCAATCGCTTGTTCAATCTTCGAGATAAATTGGTTAAACCCTGTTGCAAGCGCTTGCAGCTCCGGTTGAGGGGACTCTGGCACGCGATAATTCAGTTTAGCTTCACCGCTGCCTAAACGACTAAACGTATTTGCCATCGTGGACAGCGGGGCGCTTAAGGTTCTCGCAAGGAAAAAACTTAACAGCGAGGCTATCACAGCAATTACGATTGAAAAACTAACAATCTGCCATTGCAGTGTGGTGATCCCTGCGAAGACTTCTTTACTTGGTACTTGAGCTATAACGTAAAGTGCGGTGCCTTTAATTGGAACTCGATGCAACAATGGTTTGTTCGCCATTGAGTTTAATTTCTTCAACGGTAAAGGTTTGGCCATTCAGTAATCGTGAAGCAGAAGTACCGTAAAAGTCACTAAGGGTTGCTTTAGCCACTTTACTTGCATCACGATGCAATTGTACCTGCCCACGGCTATCAACAACGAAGACAAAGCCGGTTTTCTCAATTGTCATTTTTGACAACATTGCTTGCATGTCATCGATGCTTTTGGCAAGCCCCGCCAGTCCAATTCCATTGGTTTGTTGATGATTAACAAACATCTTCACGTCGCCAGGCGACTCTTGGTAGATACTGATGGAAAAAGGTTCTGAAGATTGGGTAAAACCGAAAAACCAACCGTCTTGGTTTTGGTTTAGCACACGTAAAAACCCTTTTTGGTTCCAATATTGTGCTGATTTTCTATTTGCCCAAGATGCTGTAACTAGGTCGTATTGCTTCGTTAAACGTGTCAACTCGGATATAAGCACCGATTCGTCCAACGTATTATTTCGCGCAGCCGCCAAAATAAGTTCATTGCTCGACAATTGCTCTGCAGCATTCTTCAGTTCATTAATTTGCTCGCCCAGTGCACGGTTGATATTTTCAACTTTACTTGGCAATTCAGACTGCATCATTCGTCGCGCAATCATATTTTCTGAGCGATATAGTGCAGTCGCTCCGATTAAGATTGAAACAGATAATGCAATGAGGCTCCCTAAAAGGGTAATTTTTTGTGTTATCGTAAAACGCGTGATTAGCATTGGCGTCTATATAGTTACTTCTGGAAATTTCATTCTAGCATAGTGTCGGATTGTTGCGCATCTCGTCAATCCCATTTGTCACCAAATTGTAAAAAAAGCCCACTGCATAAAGCAAGTGGGCTTGGTTTCTAACAAGCGAACCGAATGTTAAACAATGCTTTTCATTGCTGACATGTAGCCTCTAAGCGTTGTACCAATTACTTCTACAGGGTGGCTGCGAAGCGCTTGGTTTACGCGAATTAATTTTTGATTATCAACTTGATTGGTTGAATTTTCTAAGCCTTTACCAATGACGTCTGCTTTGACTGTTGCCATAAACGGCTTAAGTAAAGGCAAACACGCATGGTTGTATAAGTAACAGCCGTATTCCGCAGTATCTGAAATGGTGCGGTTCATTTCATACAGTTTTTTACGTGCAATCGTGTTTGCAATCAGTGGTGTTTCGTGCAGCGATTCATAGTATGCAGACTCTTCCACGATACCTGCTGCTGTCATGGTTTCAAAAGCCAATTCAACGCCCGCTTTAACCA
It contains:
- a CDS encoding GIY-YIG nuclease family protein — translated: MSEEKAVIWSLYIVETATGIWYTGITPDVEMRIAKHESGKGAKSLRGKGPLKLIFQKVVGSKSEAAILEYKVKRLTKAKKRLYVSTCGATIESISSETA
- a CDS encoding M20/M25/M40 family metallo-hydrolase; translation: MRLLRISFVALILSSGPSVANPQLIGDLQTLTSPTFLGRESGSLEPNQSAQYLYTRLSESGYKPQIQSFDFQAGWSASQRGHNVLAVLPCQKNPCLPSIIITAHYDHLGGIESRYYPGANDNASGVAALLFLADRLKQQQTNRDIVFLATDAEEKGLFGSHYYTSNVPLENIGLNINLDMLAVNKKRTLYVLSSRHSGYEQIVQQLAPRNIRFRYTESAKRLGKWTDTPRTDWLRASDHYPFFKQGIPFLYIGMGEDEKHHSVKDTFKNVDVDAYQDAVYAVSELIDSIVAPQVDT
- a CDS encoding tetratricopeptide repeat protein; the encoded protein is MRQTTFRVTSVLIIFLSLAGCQTTNQTTASHPYELLNQPQFRSMPVESQKEIFALDPDIRSNLDRLFGDEDGSVMRAKQLMAFLMKNGDNAMSYQSGANLTASETFRNLNANCLSLSILAHSMSEYVGLKSQFQRVMIPEFWDQSHGYSLLTGHVNLKVSQKRLRNNGYYSYSLTEPDSLIVDFDPNSRQQHFKTEYITKDRITAMFYNNKGAIALIERNYDQAFSYMKAAIELDPEYSSSWGNLGVLLRASGAMESAEKAYDHAYELDNNVTALGNLAILYRMTAREHKAANIESRLEQRRAANPYYQIMLGNEAFESHDLNGALAHYRKARTLDPQLHFSYFGIAKVYYMLGDSSKARENLEAAYKLADYDHDKLKYTNKLRWLNAVVKN
- a CDS encoding outer membrane protein assembly factor BamE, whose product is MLSYKTLLARLFSALLIVSLSGCANWVYRINIPQGNYLEQSDIDKLRINMTREQVLFVLGNPVAKDAFGNDSWHYAYTLNLGRDTEERQKLTVYFENDKLTKIEGDFETPKDFNVPLEK